A genomic window from Rattus norvegicus strain BN/NHsdMcwi chromosome 9, GRCr8, whole genome shotgun sequence includes:
- the Twist2 gene encoding twist-related protein 2, translated as MEEGSSSPVSPVDSLGTSEEELERQPKRFGRKRRYSKKSSEDGSPTPGKRGKKGSPSAQSFEELQSQRILANVRERQRTQSLNEAFAALRKIIPTLPSDKLSKIQTLKLAARYIDFLYQVLQSDEMDNKMTSCSYVAHERLSYAFSVWRMEGAWSMSASH; from the coding sequence ATGGAGGAGGGCTCCAGCTCGCCGGTGTCCCCCGTGGACAGTCTGGGCACCAGCGAGGAAGAGCTGGAGCGGCAGCCCAAGCGCTTCGGCCGGAAGCGGCGCTACAGCAAGAAATCGAGCGAAGATGGCAGCCCGACCCCGGGCAAGCGCGGCAAGAAGGGCAGCCCGAGCGCGCAGTCCTTCGAGGAGCTGCAGAGCCAGCGCATCCTAGCCAACGTGCGCGAGCGCCAGCGCACCCAGTCGCTCAACGAGGCCTTCGCCGCGCTGCGCAAGATCATCCCCACGCTCCCCTCTGACAAGCTTAGCAAGATCCAGACGCTCAAGCTGGCCGCCAGGTACATAGACTTCCTCTACCAGGTCCTGCAAAGCGACGAGATGGACAATAAGATGACCAGCTGCAGCTACGTGGCTCACGAGCGTCTCAGCTACGCCTTCTCCGTGTGGCGCATGGAGGGCGCGTGGTCCATGTCCGCCTCCCACTAG